Proteins co-encoded in one Centropristis striata isolate RG_2023a ecotype Rhode Island chromosome 24, C.striata_1.0, whole genome shotgun sequence genomic window:
- the LOC131963072 gene encoding high-affinity choline transporter 1-like has product MALNIPGLIMMVAFYLLVLGIGIWASVKSKKMEKNTQGGQVELSFLANRSVNRLVGAFTMTATWVGGAFIIGIAEAVYDPTRGLIWALVPLQTSISFIIGGLFFAKPMRENNYISMMDPFKRKYGKALTAVLAIIPVITEVVWIPTLLISLGATMRVVLDLSFSVCVWISAIVAIIYTVLGGLYSVAYTDVIQISLVLLSLWLCVPFVLTSDAYTDITKTTFNHTYQTSWLGKLESDDVGRWIDNFLVMSVGNMAIQDFHQRTLSSASTSTARIICFIAAGGVILCGIPSTLIGAVAASTDWNSTSYGSPSPYERGETAMLLPITLQNLTPVYISAFGIGAVAAAVMSSADSYLLSATTIFTTNIYQAIRSQASDKELQWVIRLSIVVAGLVGTSLTYLDNSIMVFWILGSDLTYTILFPQLICVLFIRVSNGYGAIAGYLVAVVMRLLCGEPLFGLPVILQFPGCILKDGVYIQRWPVKTICMLSALVSIPMVSYVASLLFNKGILPERLDVFKVKSQEAPADGAREEDGEKHSKWTDGSFFFG; this is encoded by the exons ATGGCTCTCAATATACCAGGTCTGATAATGATGGTGGCGTTTTACTTACTTGTGTTGGGAATCGGCATCTGGGCGTCTGTGAAATCTAAGAAgatggagaaaaacacacaaggtGGACAGGTGGAGCTTTCTTTTTTGGCTAACCGGAGCGTCAACAGGTTAGTTGGAGCCTTCACAATGACAG CTACTTGGGTTGGAGGTGCCTTTATCATTGGAATTGCAGAGGCAGTTTACGACCCCACCAGGGGTTTGATCTGGGCTCTTGTTCCTCTGCAAACATCAATTTCCTTCATCATTG GTGGACTGTTCTTTGCAAAGCCAATGAGGGAGAACAATTACATCAGTATGATGGATCCTTTTAAGAGAAAGTATGGAAAAGCTCTGACTGCAGTTCTCGCCATTATTCCTGTTATAACAGAAGTCGTCTGGATCCCTACATTGCTGATTTCTTTGG GAGCTACCATGAGGGTGGTTTTGGATCTGTCCTTCAGTGTTTGCGTCTGGATCTCTGCTATAGTGGCAATCATCTACACTGTTCTTGGAGGTCTCTATTCAGTTGCCTACACTGATGTCATCCAGATATCACTGGTGCTTCTAAGCCTG TGGCTGTGTGTGCCGTTTGTTCTGACGAGTGACGCTTATACTGACATcactaaaacaacatttaaccACACATATCAGACCTCCTGGCTTGGAAAGCTTGAGTCTGATGACGTCGGGAGATGGATTGATAATTTTCTAGTCATG AGTGTCGGCAATATGGCCATTCAGGATTTCCACCAAAGGACACTCTCCTCAGCCTCCACGTCCACAGCCAGAATCATCTGTTTTATTGCTGCAGGAGGAGTCATCCTTTGTGGAATCCCCTCCACCCTGATTGGTGCTGTTGCAGCTTCAACAG ACTGGAACTCCACCTCATATGGTTCTCCTTCTCCATACGAGCGAGGGGAGACGGCCATGTTGTTGCCCATCACCCTTCAGAATCTAACCCCGGTCTACATTTCTGCTTTTGGCATCGgggctgttgctgctgctgtgatgtcatcagctGACTCCTACCTGTTGTCTGCAACCACCATCTTCACCACCAACATCTACCAGGCCATCAGGAGTCAG GCATCAGACAAGGAGCTACAGTGGGTGATCCGGCTCTCCATAGTGGTTGCAGGACTTGTGGGAACTTCCCTCACCTACCTGGACAACAGCATCATGGTGTTCTGGATCCTGGGCTCAGATCTCACATACACCATTTTATTTCCCCAACTGATCTGCGTCCTCTTCATTAGGGTTTCCAATGGTTACGGGGCGATAGCAGGCTACCTTGTTGCGGTGGTGATGAGGCTGTTGTGTGGAGAGCCGTTGTTCGGCCTCCCTGTGATCCTGCAGTTCCCAGGATGCATTTTAAAGGATGGTGTTTACATTCAGCGCTGGCCTGTCAAAACCATTTGCATGCTGTCTGCTCTGGTCTCCATTCCCATGGTCTCATATGTGGCCTCACTCCTGTTTAACAAGGGGATCCTTCCTGAGAGGCTGGACGTGTTCAAGGTGAAATCACAGGAAGCACCAGCAGATGGAGCCAGAGAAG